The following is a genomic window from Liolophura sinensis isolate JHLJ2023 chromosome 10, CUHK_Ljap_v2, whole genome shotgun sequence.
CCGGGTCACGCTCGTATTTCAGGTGGCTACCAGGGTCCTAGGGATCGGGGAAGATTGTTCCGTGGCGTCAGACTGTGCTAAAGAGGAATGCTGTCTGTCACACGGAGGACTTAAGGGCAAAAGGGAAGCCCTGGGGAGCTGTCATGCACTGGGGCACTCTGGACAAAGTAAGATACCTTGAAACCCTGAACCGTTGTCGTTCGGCAAAAGTTTAATTGTTACACTACATGCACCGACTTCACTGCAAAGTTTATGTCAGGAAATTCTATAAATTCTTCATAGTAATTTACTATAGTTGAGGAATGGCCATTGATTTGCATTAGAAAACGACACAGGCTAAGTAATTGCTAAATTGCATCCCTCCAATGACAAGTCACTGGGCGTCGTGTTGAACTATGGAAGAAAATAATCccaacaaaaaaacccaaattaaataaaacggcaaaaaaaaaaaaaaaaatgtttcaacacAACAAGACATATGGCGTCACTTGAGGAAGGCGTTGTTCTCGGAAGTGAGAGAGAAAAGAGATTATTCTGTAGCATTTCTGATTTCCATTCTTCGGCCAATTGGTCACTGTAACGTAACAGGACGTGCTTGTATTGTGTTTGTAATTAAAAGTGTACTACAGTTCATGAAACTTAAAGACATACCATTGCTCAGGTGAAATAGTAAGTGTTcgattttttttccagaatgCTTCGTCGAGAACCGCTTCGCCTCCCACGGTGTCTATTACTCGTGCCCATGTGCCTCGGGGTATCACTGTAAAGGCCAAAGGCTGATTGAGATCCCATACGGCGAGACCGGTGAGACTAACGTCAGCAATACTCAAAACATACCATGTTAAATACACTCTCGCGTCACTCAAataacaggctttctgttaaatttaatttaattaaatttgttttcttttcttgacAGAGAAACCCAACGCCTTTCATCTTATTTAGAGAAGAAGCGTCAAGATAAACATtaggagaaaacataaaattggtGTCAAAATCAGATTGAATATTAGGAGATATTgcaacagacaaaaaaaatgtgctcttttcagtctatagtgtcattttattaagttttcttctcctttaagtcacTTGTAGGAAAGCCCGTCAAAaacatgccaaaggtcggtggttttctctggcCACTCTTCAGTCATAAAACCGATCGCCATGGCAACAGTGAAGATGAGTATGGTgtataacaacaatcaaatacatagaAAACATTAAATCAAAGCCACATTGCCATTTTCTTCAGGGACATGTGAGAGACGTGTGAAGTCCTGTGCTACTGGCGCCGACTGCGCAGAGGACGAGTGCTGTATGTCGCTAATACGGCCAATTGGAAAACGGAAGAGGGCAATGAACGAGTGTCGTAAACTGGGGAATGTCAAAGACAGTAGGTTTAGTATTCCTATATACctgtaaatcaaaaacaaagCATGTCAGTTGTTTGGTATCCTTGGGGTCTGGAAAGAAGGGACAGTCTGGTGTCCGTGTAAGGCTGGTCATCCTGACCACAGGCTCACGAAGCTATCTTAGACTTCAGTCCAACTTAGTCTTAACTGGTGATATTATTCCTGAACATATACTTGGAATTATAGTCTAATTTTCAGTTTGGCCCTGAATGTGTTAGATAGCcgttaatattaaaattaagattCTTAACATAAATCACAATTTTAAAGTGGTACATTGTTTTGCAGTTTGAAAACGTGTCACTTACGTTTAAGACTGCTTCGTGATCTTAGAGTCTGACTTTTGTTTTCTAGTATGATGTGGTCAGGGAAAAAGGACCTCTCTACATTCCAGTGTCCGTATAAAGCTTGTCGAACTGACTTTTGTACATGGTTACAGGTTGTCTCGTGTCGTTGGGATCGGGGAAGAAAGACCACTCGACATTCCAGTGTCCGTGTAAGGCCTCTCTGAAGTGTCACCCTAATGGCCAGTTTGATATGCCACTCGGAGCTATGGGTGAGTCGCGTTGTTAGaaattattaatacatgtatatctaaaaaTGGGATATAGTaaacaagaaagaaataaaactagTTTTTAACTGAGATTAAAGCTTAAGCGAAACTGAAAGCTCGTTAACgtgactatatatgtatatacgacCAGAACTCAAGCAGAAAGCTCATTTATCGGTTAACTAGCCAAACAATGGGGTTCTCCAGCCCTCTACATAGGGAAGTAAATCTTGTAACTCAGAAAACAACCTGcttaaataacaataccactgatttcaataTCATGTTATAACCATGAATAATCACAGCTGACAGTGTTATTCAAATAGGTAGATGGCACTGTTGTTCCGTGAATTATAAGATTggcttccctttgtagagggctaGTGAGCTCCATTGCAAGCCGAAGAGGTTTGGATAATTGCAGTTGTAGTTACAGTTGAAACAGCGCATAGGCGTGCAAGATTGTTGTCTAGTCTAAGTGAAGTCTATAGATCATCGCTGAAACAGAACTGAGCAACAGAAAAAGTTGTAAGATACCGGTAAatggaaaagaagaaaaaaaaaaaaaaagaagaaaaaagaaaatatttttgactgcCATCGGTCACTGAACCGCTATATTCATGAGACTGTTTTAATAGACATGAGAGAGCGGTGTAGGATTTCAAGTGTGTGAGGTTGAGTCTTGAAAATACCGTAGAGGACTATGTCCAAGTACAATGCTGACATTACCGCTCTGTGATGATTGGGAGGAACGATGTGGAAATCAACGGACGCGCGTGATATTTTCTCCAGAGACAAGACAAAACGATTTCGATTTCAGAGTGAATGCTCTTTCCCCTACAATATCGTGAGCCAGATGAGTCAGATAACCCAAGAGGCTTTTAGAGATCTGAATACATGTCTAGAGTAGGTAATTGCAGCAAGAAGGATGCATGGGGAGTGTCTGCCGGAGATTGTCGACTTCTCTTATACGTCATGTCCGTGACTGTCGCTGATCTTAGAAGCCGTTCAGGATCCCAAACTCCTCGTTTGCTGAGAATTGATTGTGACACTCCTCTTAGCTTCCTGTCAGTTAGGATCAGCGTTTTGACAGAAACTACTCAAACATACGTCTTGAGAATAGCAGGAATAAGCAATCATTAAGCCATTGGCATGTCAGGGTATCTCACGCTTTATTTAGGTTAGCTATACACCCAAAACTGAGAAGGAAATGATGTAGTGATTTACGCGTGCACCTTTTGTGCCAGGAATGCTCAGGGAATAATATACATATCCgttgttgctggcagacctaccaCCAGcccttgacaaatgaggtcgcgcgttcgaatccaggtcATGCCAGTTCATGCGACTTACGAGATGTACTGATTCCGCAAACGCTGTCCGATTGTCCATGCCCGTAAACCTCACCAACCGGTCATGAAGGAAGTATTCTTCACTACATCTTAAATTTCCATTGAAATATATGAATGTTGAAAGTTCTGTAAAATCATAAGTTGTCTAGCGAATCATTCAATTGATCTATGGACAACCTCGCATACATTTCTGTGCTTGTGTCTTTTGTTTGGAATCTGACATTTTTGCTTTACGTgatcatttattctttttcGTTTCTTTGCTGAATTCCAGGTTATTGCGGATAAAGGAGTAAGACAGCCCGTTTTATGTTCTGTGGCCGGTTGTTCTAAAAGTGTATTTAAAAGTCAAGTCAGaattaaatcttaatacaattcttttgaaaacattCTATCTAGTATCTTCGTAAACGCAATAAAATACGTTTCATCAAGTTTCCTATAGTTATGTAATGTTCACATTATTTAACCTCAGGCTCTGAGGCGTTAGTTTTAGAATTACAGTACTTGAAGCCAAGGGTTCTAAGGAAAAACAGAGTAACTCATGCACCGTTCTTATGCTGatttcacaaagtcatttctgactaaagtaagacaattttgtaatttttgacaCAGTTCTCCTTTTTGCTGAACGCAAGGAAGTTGcgatttcctcttttaaagtcttaggtgtgactcgacccaggattgatcctggatctaccgctcccgcagcggacgatctaccaactgtgctattcggGCCGGTAGTGGTCTGGAAACAATGCACTAAGAGCAACAACAACCATTGACGACCTAACTGTTACAGTCGTTGCTTTAAAATTTCTCATAATTTAACAGCAAAGGTTCTGTCTTGAATTCAGCTTGCTCTTGGAAGATAAAAAATACCTGGACTCACTAAATCTATTTGAAGTAAACCGACAAGATTCGGTTGGATTTGCCATTCGTAACATTGACATCGTTAGATAGGTTTTACTCGATatgatgtagtcttttatattataatcTTTAAACAAGTTCTCCTGAGCACAGATCCTCGAATTTGTTCTTGAATTCGTTCTGGACAAGTCTGAAAGTGACCCTCATTGTTTTCTGCAAAGCGTAAGTGTAATTAGACTCGGTATCTTGTCAATGACAGTGATACCGTCCTGTAAAGATATGTTGGAGCCCTGCTGGCAATAAACGGTCGACAATGCTCTTAAGGCTTCTGATATAGTCTTACATATGCTTTACATGTGGAAAAGATCATAagttacttgccaaaagtcagAGGTTTAACTCGGATGCTCAAGTGTCTTCCAGTAATATATGGGACTTACTACTCGTGAGACATTCATATATAAGGCGTtagacaccagtcaaatgaaaaaataattatgtttgATTTGGGATCGAcctgttacaaaatcaccatggTGAAATAAAAGCAACCATGATAAAAGCGAGGTTGAGCCCGAgcaaataagcaaacaaactAAAGGGTGTTTGTTTGACGGAGATCATTACACTGTCACTGCGCCTGTAGAATGTCTGTattgggtggggtgggggggggggtctgtaTTGGGGGAGCTAGGGAAGTGTATTTCTGGCATTGGAGCCAACCTGCTACGAGTAAACAATGTCGGGGTTGGaagaaaataatgttgaaagctgCATTAAACGTCAAGAAAATGAGCAAATAAGCCTCCTGATCGATGCTTCGTTTTATGCACACAGTTTTGCGGAGTGCATCAGCGGTCATCAACCTCAAGCTAAGCACTCTACCATCTGTTTTTCGGGATACTCTTTCAGATAACACTACAAGGCCTAACACGATTCGTTTATAGAAGTCAGCTGTTGGGTTGCTCTGATTATCAAGTACTGGGAACGCACGTACTGGAACGACATTTAACCCATTCAACCAAATAGGCCGAAATGGATAGGCTTGATGGATAGGCCTATCTGAAGGACAAGATATGCATTCCGGTTTGGCCGTCAGAAATTCTCATCTTTAATTTCTTTCGGCCTTTCGCAATTCTCTATATTGTCTCACAATCAATCGCTTTGATCTGACTTTCAATTTCTCATTCCAAGGTCAACTCATAACAAGATGGGTCATACCACGaaggttgtgcccggtttcctccattcataatgctggccaccatggtatgagtgaaatattcttgatgtattataaataaatcatagacCCAAGGAAACTTTTAGAGTCGTGTGTTCTAATCCGCTTTCCGTTGGGTCGCCTGCGACCTTATATCAGGTTTTCAGCCACATGCCGAGGCGCGGTGGTTTCCTTCCGACTTTCACACGTGAATTTGACAGATATGAAATCAATATAATACTGCCAACTACACGGCCAAGCACTAACCCCGGCATGCCTAGGTCCTatttcacaaagccagtcgttggtagagcgtcggctttgggaccggtagatccaggatcaatccttgatcgagtcacacctaagactttaaaagagggagttgtaacttcctcgcttggcgttcagcatgaaggggatggtgcaacgactggttgatccgtatcagtataatggctcgggcggggcgctttacttgccttcggtaagtcgtctcagtgaagcagcactagataaaagagcgatggaaatccgtcctgctacaaggaggcacattacacgtacatgcaccctaaggattccttcgtcgtcatatgactgaaaaactgttgagtacgacgttaaaccccaagcactcgctcactcacaaAGCCAGTCAAGATTTGAAAAGTGGCTCAAACAATTTTTAGGGCGACTAAATAAGAATTATTCTATGACAAATGCAAAAAATCTGCATATTATATCaaagttttaagtttttaagTAAGAAGTCAAGTCATTAAGTTATTTTAAAGCCATGAATAAGCCATAAttttaaagccataatcattccgTCATTTAATTACTATCAgagtaaagccataatcatttaatttttttaccaTCAACTAGGGcaaagccataattattcagtCCGTTTTTATCATCACTAAAGCCATCATCATTCAGTCATTTTGCAATCAGCTAGAGTAAAGCCATGGTCATTCAGTCATTCGACTTGCAACAACACCGCTTGCGCAGTAAGGATTATGGAGGACCATATGTTCTCCAATAATATGGCGTGAAAGTCTGTGCATCACAAGTCGGACGTTCCTTTGCAGTTAAGGTGGGTGGTTGTGTACCCATTGTTTTTCTCCACCCAGAACACCCACCGACATCGCACACTTAATAATTtcaaaaacatcaataaatcaacCTTTAGCTATAGGTGTTTGCTTTGAACGGGACTGGTGTTAACGATTTTTAGAAATAAGACCCGGCAGTCTTATTTTAGTCTTATGTTTGACGGGAGGTGTGCGGACGTCAGAACGGCCACTGAAATAGATCAGGACCTTGTAGAGATAAACAGTAAACACTTAGGCCGTCGTATATCACAATAATTTCAATCGGGTCAAAACATCTTCGGCCTAAATCATGCATATACGGAAGCCACGTAATAAACACCAGGACTTTAGCAACAGATGCAAAACcggttatacatgtagcctatatacATCGTGTCAGAAGACGTATAAAATATCTCTTAAAAACGAATAATATGTGTTAACACTCATAAATAGATGTGATGGGAGCTAGCTGTGTGAGTGTAACACGATCAGACTGATAGACAAGGGTCATTGCCCTGCCGAGCTCAGCGATAAGCCCTCCCCTACGCCCGGTGTGCTCGTCATCTTCGCTTTTTTCACATCCCTCGGTGTTTGAGAAGGCAGAGGTAATTGTTGATGGCTGGCATATTTTGCGTGACTGTCCAAATGGAATCTCCTGCCGGGTATAGGTCTGTGTACAGATCCGTGTGCCCTCGGTCACTTGTCCTTTGTGAAAGGGGGCAACGACCGGTAAATGAGCTGCTCCGTCTCAGAACGGATCCCAGCCAAACAAGACTGCAGGCAATGAGAGACATGGAGATTTATCGTTCATGAAAGGTCAATGATGGGTCCAGTGGAGGCTAATTAAGGCAAATGCACAGCTGTTGTGGtaataaataaaccacaaataattatttttttcttttaaggaaAATCCATGATGTATTATTTAAGGACAAGGTTTCCCCAAAAATATCTGAACTGTTACCTTGATTACAATGAGCACCAACTTTCACAACATATggaaaatatttcagtgatgatgAAAACTAGCATCAGTCAAGCCGACAATTTGACACGGACGTTAACCGGGCAATAACAAATCACAAATTTAGtaatgatgaaatttatggACGATATATAGCGAGAAGCTGGGCGGTTCTGTTGTGATGTATTTAACGAGGTTCAGCTCctgaggccgattccacaaagctatttctgactcagattaaaatttgaaacacgGTTTTATAGACCCTTAGAAATTAAATTTTGACCAtcttataaatattatatttgtacagATAAATGTGggaaatttcaactttcattacGGCATCAAAAGCCAAACACTGTGacaaagttttacatttttacctaAATCAGGTATGCCGTCTCGGAGACTTTATTGGTCAATAGTTATCGGTTATCGTTTACGATACTTATTGGTTATCGGCGACATATTGAAGTTTTCTCAAGAATGGCCTCCAATTCCTACACAGTGTACTGTAAGTAGAGCCTCTGCTCTCATGGAGGTTTCCTCAGGGAATTTCCCGGATACCAATACACAACATAAATAGAAACTTTTCCACCACAGTACATTCATCATTTATctgcgtccgcttcgggaccggtagatccaggatcaatccttgatcgagtcacacctaagtctttaaaagaggaagttttcctcgcttggcgttcagcatgaaggagatagtgcaacgactggttgaccgttatcagtataatggctctggcggggct
Proteins encoded in this region:
- the LOC135476103 gene encoding uncharacterized protein LOC135476103, with the translated sequence MAAVHLLALTLLFMVATRVLGIGEDCSVASDCAKEECCLSHGGLKGKREALGSCHALGHSGQKCFVENRFASHGVYYSCPCASGYHCKGQRLIEIPYGETGTCERRVKSCATGADCAEDECCMSLIRPIGKRKRAMNECRKLGNVKDSCLVSLGSGKKDHSTFQCPCKASLKCHPNGQFDMPLGAMGYCG